Proteins from one Cryptomeria japonica chromosome 4, Sugi_1.0, whole genome shotgun sequence genomic window:
- the LOC131063591 gene encoding disease resistance protein TAO1 isoform X3, producing MLGSVLARFNQMSENKSDCLELLRRMFNLGRRILQLNEEISYQMRKLSEGVQCIFVGTTICISQLATANIFRFLITTVNADSLEDFKAKMDGLYSDIQLLTLIDKGKRVPKIASQSKKIYGFESAREDVIQLLDLNARDSMPIVVVVYGYGGFGKTTLADAVYAHINLQSYKHCKIHLDQDCTYNDLKLLQEQIVYGLFRQNKRVKNCDQGQAILYSLFKENPNQPLFLYIDNALKSRDLEKLLPQGLGGCLPANSRMLVTTRKLYETDIFVGRNIERRQYDVNPLPVNEARKLLLEKVSDYNDEHNIYNLVQLCGGVPLLLELAGSQLAINRGNTKNIVLEMLNEGEKVKEKDISDRMVGFVFDRLLEPVQEAFLDIASYFYNNWESRQVASIVGEEEFRALEAASFVKISEAGNVIVHDIIRARGKNISEKTRITNPETLLECLKDEETLKNLKGIYFSKEYELPPIEINCDHLNRMSNSLRVLAYQGSQIAFREKCNMPFQQLRYLQISSNIPDLPVKFEKLEHLIFYDGPFPRDMSLYEFPPSLRIMYIEDSSNNRAAYSKIPPRVAPHSSLVQLVLDGFKNMLWLPDGLEMLRKLEDLSLLYCHQLRELPARISVLSNLKVLTLVECNKLEALSSDFGQLSNLEVLTLHKCNELKALPSNFAELGNLKVLTLYKCTQLEELPSDFGRLSNLRWLQLEGCYGLNALPTNFGDLLSLEYLNLRNCSSLKELPSNFGQLKNLEELDLNYCSGLEEWPASFEDLAEVKGVILIGCSLKLKESLPHNIKGIDCIIYE from the exons GTTTCTTATTACCACAGTCAATGCTGATAGTTTAGAGGATTTCAAAGCCAAAATGGACGGCTTGTATAGCGACATCCAATTGTTGACTCTAATTGACAAAGGGAAAAGAGTGCCAAAGATTgcttcacaatcaaagaaaatCTATGGATTTGAGAGTGCACGGGAAGATGTAATTCAGCTTCTTGATTTGAATGCACGAGATTCAATGCCAATTGTTGTGGTTGTCTATGGTTACGGAGGATTTGGTAAAACAACACTAGCTGATGCCGTCTATGCACACATTAACCTCCAATCTTATAAGCATTGCAAAATTCATTTGGATCAAGATTGTACATACAATGATCTTAAGCTCCTCCAAGAGCAGATTGTGTATGGATTGTTCAGGCAGAACAAACGAGTAAAAAACTGTGACCAAGGCCAAGCAATTTTGTACTCACTTTTCAAAGAGAACCCTAATCAGCCTTTATTTCTATACATTGACAATGCTCTCAAAAGTAGAGACCTTGAAAAACTTTTACCTCAAGGCTTGGGTGGTTGCCTTCCAGCGAACAGCAGAATGCTTGTTACTACTCGAAAACTCTATGAGACAGACATATTTGTTGGCAGGAATATTGAACGCCGACAATATGATGTAAATCCTCTTCCAGTGAATGAGGCCAGAAAACTTTTGTTGGAGAAAGTTTCAGACTACAATGATGAACACAATATATATAACCTCGTTCAGCTGTGTGGTGGTGTTCCACTTCTACTAGAATTAGCTGGTTCACAATTGGCTATAAATAGGGGGAATACAAAGAATATAGTGTTAGAGATGCTTAATGAAGGAGAGAAGGTCAAAGAGAAAGATATAAGCGACCGTATGGTTGGTTTTGTATTTGACAGATTGTTAGAACCTGTTCAAGAGGCTTTTCTAGATATTGCATCCTATTTTTATAATAATTGGGAAAGTAGACAAGTGGCCAGCATAGTTGGAGAAGAGGAATTCAGAGCTCTAGAAGCTGCATCATTCGTCAAGATATCTGAAGCCGGTAATGTGATTGTTCATGACATAATTCGAGCAAGGGGgaaaaatatatcagagaaaacCAGAATCACAAACCCTGAGACCTTATTGGAATGTTTGAAAGATGAAGAG ACACTCAAAAATTTGAAAGGCATTTATTTTAGTAAAGAATATGAGCTTCCTCCCATTGAAATTAATTGTGATCATCTTAATCGCATGAGCAATTCATTGAGAGTGCTAGCTTATCAAGGCTCACAAATAGCATTCCGAGAGAAATGTAATATGCCATTTCAGCAACTCAGATACCTTCAAATTTCGAGTAACATTCCTGATTTACCAGTGAAGTTCGAGAAGCTTGAGCATCTCATCTTCTACGATGGCCCATTCCCACGAGACATGAGTTTGTATGAG TTTCCTCCAAGCCTGCGCATTATGTACATTGAGGATTCTTCTAACAACAGAGCTGCGTATTCTAAAATTCCTCCTAGAGTCGCTCCACATTCCTCGCTTGTACAATTAGTTTTAGACGGTTTCAAAAATATGCTTTGGTTACCAGATGGACTGGAAATGCTAAGaaagctagaggatttgagtttacTATATTGCCATCAGTTGAGGGAACTCCCAGCCAGAATTAGTGTTCTCAGCAATCTAAAAGTGTTGACACTAGTGGAATGCAACAAATTAGAAGCGTTGTCTTCAGATTTCGGGCAGCTTAGCAATTTAGAAGTGTTGACACTGCATAAATGCAATGAATTGAAAGCTCTACCTTCAAATTTTGCAGAATTAGGGAACCTAAAAGTGTTGACACTATATAAATGCACTCAATTGGAAGAGTTGCCTTCTGACTTTGGGCGTCTTAGCAATTTAAGATGGTTGCAATTAGAAGGTTGCTATGGATTAAATGCATTACCTACTAATTTTGGAGACCTCCTTTCATTAGAATATTTGAATTTGAGAAATTGTTCAAGTTTGAAAGAGTTGCCTTCAAATTTTGGACAACTTAAAAATTTGGAAGAGTTAGATTTGAACTATTGTTCTGGGTTAGAAGAATGGCCAGCGAGCTTTGAAGATCTCGCAGAAGTGAAGGGGGTGATTTTGATAGGTTGTTCTTTGAAATTAAAAGAATCATTGCCCCATAATATTAAAGGCATTGATTGTATTATATATGAGTAA